In Mytilus edulis chromosome 6, xbMytEdul2.2, whole genome shotgun sequence, the following proteins share a genomic window:
- the LOC139528093 gene encoding uncharacterized protein: MMRWLVTLAVCIATLSTLGYCQIDNCLDGKADIVIALDGTRLNTATEHTQFVFMKEYIKKILNKITLNFINGTMVSLFTYGTTSTEIADFSADKNSILTKLQALTYPRLPTRYTNLALDHITEKFKKFNRRGVPRIAIIFVNGNTNGDFSTLKIAAKKAAISENIQIIAVSANSTFAVRDLDTITSYVPGRIISAVYRDDDPDMAAVCQYMIGGTVLPRNCTGKAHVILGIDLSTKSRFDMALNLGIALFSNVRQVRRTLLLNDANNYEYTFAPGVNSKSEFGKIQSEAASRLNSGSYDAKGMVDSFVSAFNKSLLTTMHMARVAILISDTDSGSPTQMRQAVDMLRNQNIKLIIIAVQAEFKPSLQTLLELTEENLQNQIVTSDMTLSVSGLNQVMNSVCYAIQRCPGEIDVMIAMDTSYSIASQPEKVQLVKAYTKIIANSFIHNRVHAAQIAIIAFGTSVFHVSFFGDNLIDIIENINLAQPISNDYKTNTDIALDYMINRTNSKGRPGVPKVAIIVTDGKSTNGLQNLQNSAIRAAMNNLITVAVGVGDGYIMEELSNLTNGIQENIIESTFEDLTSIAASKTVDRLCLFAIDGQETSQVCEGAAHITIAVDVGDAKNFDEVKLFAAKLIANLKVQEMLVSIVIGSTGAEYNFPANTDSNTIRNTILRSTNSDQNIYNHTGTINRAAKAFAAKPIMPRIVLFITDGKSTNPASSIAAARIAATNDIQFLALGLIKKDISAVDMNEITGIAGGIIQNRFVISEEGLQSSGVNLVIMSVCHAISDWSGTSLLKFMGPAEVSLMIDSCDGTMHTFYRAFAKDVLRYINVEDNKVKLNVASFCSKVEPISSYQDMYYIHPSLKYENIMANKQWTASQIIGDYILHFNDIRSSNKIGIVLVNDATNEPNLRLIAQFAYQQGITLFAIGIDYGQQNLEMKLAQISPNGYMKLPLNQLNVMGMNFLITNFMAMANASDRYVAMGLVGFNPTIDLGNQSIRYNHLVTSLQGQTRMLTGNIRNEMDSRISNAVYTGNGLAIHDAIANFRQLFKNKSGKKYAFIVTNKGAENIELVNRERELAKKENITIYVIGFKPDVTLDQLVAIAGSNDLVSYYESSNRLIQMSSRFVQLVSEFGSDAKLAFAISGTGMSANAFSHMRNVVVTAANLYKQLSQLGNKNIELAAGLIGYNGFYLVQPLTAVSNINLVQLENSLAQLVNEPLAQSMMNMYFTLSQQKVAGRPQYAVVYYSGGLGSNKNMVLKIAQMMRDNGITVIPFNVDGISTDVENSAEYKDAVLLAGGNANNVMWLSRNYIRNNQTKNPIELSGYLKNNIMNVGNYGCNVDVSMGQMGDLDPSALKEVRKIIAAFIGTSEQDCKGRMKMGVFEFDQTTYAPLIHFGLHSDYASLQNAFQTQSDIRTAYPRGSAAIQYILNSLTQNQQSDMVKAGVLLVDDEVYSKYETLIKAYNAYAKGIHVIVMSVSQAGSLLTQQDKVNMANGVAANTFTVNNIASLNTDGKAYLINILGQLNTFNPTTTAAATTSLATTTKTTTTTTTTQAPTTTTIKTTTRDYNTGLTECLGPADIAIALDSSDSLQIPDFQNSKDFVNTLVANMRIGVNNIRLRSVFTFSTTIKDIVDDVYDKNIIRALLQAATMLKIGTNTHLAIQEIRLRLQRAPQISTNPQFGIIITDGKSAYPALTKDEADLAYNQGITMFVVGIVSPKYSISERQTMIDELYRIAANIITNVIVVKDFEEMLTALPILNTLICNLATTTTTSTTVTVPTTTPQFATECITRCDPNAIRCYVPHPTNCKYYLDCIREAGATQFVQYSIQECGLHYFFNPDTSKCDHLDEFICKQDPCVINKWTNGTTYPVPNSCNLYYKCLHTEDGMMIHTRQACQCENKLKYDTTISGTDDHDHCIKDTTNACSIVDNSRTTPKLERCKKFKIGDNKYIEDGEEKECATGQIFKTERCSCVWGELPTSPTVTTTVKPTSNGECIPSIHLDFSTILSTNPQLQGQDNVQVANGKGYFGGLSFIANPQLNNNILPIFIAKLKLKMDTSFSFGSNSLLKSCSGNPMASIEMYAERTNTKNKLITKVMISDFRAITVSNDKYDIYNNQEVTITLGFNREMVAVEVTLSAAETDLQQVAFSNAPKDFLACNGALNVGQPFGGNGPFVGDIYDWKVWNGCDNIPASMEYLFN; the protein is encoded by the exons ATGATGCGGTGGTTAGTAACATTAGCAGTGTGCATTGCCACTCTATCAACACTGGGATATTGCCAGATCG ATAACTGTTTGGACGGCAAAGCAGATATAGTGATAGCTTTAGATGGAACCCGACTAAATACAGCTACGGAACATACccaatttgtttttatgaaagAGTACATCAagaaaattttgaacaaaataacACTGAATTTTATCAACGGTACAATGGTTTCTCTTTTTACATACGGGACAACTTCAACGGAGATTGCCGACTTCAGTGCTGATAAAAACAGTATACTAACTAAGTTGCAAGCCTTAACATATCCGAGACTTCCAACTCGATATACCAATCTGGCACTAGACCACATCACAGAGAAATTTAAGAAATTCAATCGCCGTGGTGTGCCAAGAATAGCCATTATATTTGTAAACGGAAACACAAACGGAGATTTCTCTACGCTAAAAATAGCCGCAAAGAAAGCAGCAATAAGCGAGAACATTCAAATAATAGCTGTTTCTGCAAATTCCACGTTTGCTGTTCGAGACCTTGACACTATCACAAGCTATGTTCCAGGAAGAATCATTTCTGCGGTTTATAGAGATGACGATCCTGATATGGCCGCTGTTTGCCAGT atatgaTAGGAGGAACTGTCTTGCCGCGAA attgtACCGGGAAAGCTCACGTTATTCTCGGCATTGACCTTTCAACAAAATCCCGGTTCGACATGGCTTTAAATCTTGGGATTGCACTGTTCAGTAACGTACGACAAGTTAGAAGAACATTGTTGTTAAATGATGCTAATAACTATGAGTATACTTTTGCCCCTGGTGTGAATTCTAAATCAGAGTTCGGTAAAATTCAAAGCGAGGCAGCCAGCCGTTTGAATTCAGGTTCATATGATGCAAAGGGAATGGTGGACAGCTTTGTAAGCGCCTTTAATAAAAGTCTACTAACAACCATGCATATGGCTAGAGTTGCTATTCTTATATCAGACACGGATTCTGGTTCTCCAACACAGATGAGACAAGCAGTAGATATGCTTCGGAACCAAAACATTAAGTTGATAATCATAGCAGTACAAGCAGAATTTAAGCCAAGTTTGCAGACTCTTTTAGAACTTACGGAGGAAAACTTACAAAACCAGATAGTAACTTCAGATATGACACTCTCTGTAAGCGGACTCAACCAAGTAATGAACTCTGTTTGTTATG CAATTCAAAGATGTCCAGGGGAGATTGACGTCATGATTGCCATGGATACGTCCTACAGTATAGCATCTCAACCTGAAAAAGTGCAATTGGTTAAGGCTTATACCAAAATTATTGCCAATAGTTTTATTCACAACAGAGTACATGCAGCACAAATAGCCATCATTGCGTTTGGTACAAGTGTTTTCCATGTATCGTTCTTTGGGGATAACCTCATTGATATTATTGAAAACATCAACCTTGCTCAACCAATTTCGAACGATTATAAAACTAATACAGATATAGCCTTAGACTATATGATCAATAGGACGAACTCAAAGGGACGACCAGGAGTTCCGAAAGTAGCTATTATAGTAACAGACGGTAAATCTACAAATGGATtacaaaatctacaaaacagTGCTATTAGGGCAGCAATGAACAATTTGATAACTGTAGCCGTGGGAGTTGGGGATGGCTATATAATGGAAGAATTGAGCAATTTAACCAATGGAATTcaagaaaatattattgaatCTACTTTTGAAGATCTGACATCAATTGCTGCTTCGAAAACAGTAGATAGATTGTGTTTAT tcGCAATAGACGGACAAGAAACGAGTCAAG tttgtgaAGGCGCTGCTCACATTACAATAGCAGTAGATGTCGGTGATGCAAAGAACTTTGATGAAGTAAAGCTTTTTGCTGCTAAGCTTATAGCAAATCTTAAAGTACAAGAAATGTTGGTATCTATTGTAATTGGCAGTACAGGGGCTGAGTATAATTTTCCCGCCAATACTGACAGCAATACTATTCGGAATACTATTTTGAGATCTACAAATTCTGACCAAAACATCTACAACCACACTGGTACCATAAATCGTGCAGCAAAGGCATTTGCTGCAAAACCAATCATGCCTAGGATTGTATTGTTCATCACTGATGGAAAATCGACTAATCCTGCTTCGTCTATAGCTGCTGCTAGAATTGCTGCAACAAATGACATTCAG tttttagCACTTGgtctaataaaaaaagatatatcggCTGTGGATATGAACGAGATAACCGGAATAGCTGGTGGTATTATACAAAATAGATTCGTTATATCAGAGGAAGGTCTACAAAGTAGTGGTGTAAACCTAGTCATTATGTCTGTCTGTCATG ctATAAGTGATTGGAGTGGAACATCACTATTGA aatTTATGGGTCCTGCCGAAGTATCACTAATGATTGACTCCTGCGATGGAACCATGCACACCTTCTACCGTGCATTTGCTAAAGATGTTCTTAGATATATCAACGTGGAGGACAACAAGGTCAAATTAAATGTAGCCTCGTTTTGCTCTAAAGTGGAACCAATCAGCTCATATCAGGACATGTATTATATTCATCCTAgtctaaaatatgaaaatataatggCGAACAAGCAATGGACAGCATCGCAAATAATCGGCGACTACATCCTGCATTTTAATGATATCCGCTCATCGAATAAAATTGGAATTGTCTTAGTAAACGATGCCACTAATGAACCGAATTTAAGACTAATTGCACAGTTTGCTTACCAGCAAGGCATTACTCTTTTTGCAATTGGAATTGATTACGGACAGCAGAACCTTGAAATGAAGTTGGCACAAATAAGTCCTAACGGCTATATGAAATTGCCTCTTAATCAACTTAACGTTATGGGGATGAACTTCCTTATTACCAACTTTATGGCAATGG CTAATGCTAGTGACAGATACGTTGCTATGGGACTTGTTGGTTTTAATCCGACGATAGACTTAGGCAACCAGTCCATCCGATATAATCATTTGGTAACCAGTCTTCAGGGCCAGACCAGGATGTTAACTGGAAATATCAGGAATGAGATGGATAGTCGGATATCAAATGCAGTTTACACCGGAAATGGATTGGCCATTCATGACGCAATTGCAAATTTTAGACAGCTATTCAAAAATAAGTCTGGAAAGAAATATGCATTTATTGTTACAAACAAAGGTGCAGAAAACATCGAACTTGTAAACAGAGAACGAGAGCTTgccaaaaaagaaaatatcaccATATAtgttatag GATTTAAACCGGATGTGACATTAGATCAACTGGTTGCGATAGCTGGATCTAATGATTTGGTTTCGTACTATGAGAGCAGTAATAGACTCATCCAAATGTCTTCAAGATTTGTACAGCTGGTATCAG AATTTGGTAGTGACGCAAAACTAGCTTTTGCCATTTCTGGTACAGGAATGTCGGCCAATGCATTCAGTCATATGAGGAACGTCGTTGTCACAGCAGCCAACTTGTATAAGCAGCTGTCGCAGCTTGGTAACAAAAATATAGAACTTGCAGCTGGCCTTATCGGGTATAACGGATTTTATTTAGTTCAGCCGCTTACTGCTGTAAGTAATATCAATCTGGTTCAACTGGAAAACAGCCTTGCTCAATTGGTAAATGAACCTCTAGCACAGTCAATGATGAATATGTACTTTACATTGTCTCAGCAGAAGGTAGCAGGAAGACCACAATACGCAGTGGTGTACTATTCCGGTGGTCTAGGCAGCAATAAAAATATGGTGTTGAAGATTGCACAGATGATGAGGGACAATGGTATAACAGTGATTCCATTTAATGTGGACGGGATCAGTACTGATGTTGAAAATTCTGCTGAGTATAAAGATGCAGTTCTCTTGGCTGGTGGTAACGCAAATAACGTTATGTGGCTGTCCAGAAATTATATCAGAAATAACCAAACAAAAAACCCAATTGAACTGAGCGGATATCTGAAAAACAATATCATGAACGTGG GTAATTATGGCTGTAATGTTGATGTCTCCATGGGTCAAATGGGGGATCTAGATCCTAGTGCATTGAAGGAAGTTCGTAAAATTATAGCAGCTTTCATTGGAACGTCGGAACAAGATTGTAAAGGTCGAATGAAAATGGGTGTGTTCGAATTCGACCAGACGACGTATGCTCCGTTGATACATTTCGGTCTACACAGTGACTATGCCAGCCTACAGAATGCTTTCCAGACACAAAGTGACATTCGAACCGCTTACCCTAGGGGATCAGCTGCTATACAGTATATTCTTAATTCACTTACTCAAAATCAACAATCAGATATGGTTAAAGCTGGCGTACTCCTTGTTGATGATGAAGTATATTCAAAATACGAGACATTGATAAAAGCGTACAACGCATATGCGAAAGGGATCCATGTAATTGTTATGAGCGTGTCACAGGCAGGGTCATTGCTTACACAGCAAGACAAGGTCAACATGGCTAATGGTGTGGCAGCCAATACGTTTACAGTTAACAATATAGCAAGCTTAAACACAGATGGCAAGGCGTATCTAATTAACATACTGGGCCAAT TAAATACATTTAATCCAACAACAACTGCTGCAGCAACAACTTCCTTGGCAACAACAACCAAAACAACAACAACGACAACGACGACACAAGCACCAACAACTACCACCATCAAAACAACAACGCGCGACTATAACACAGGTTTAACAG aatgcCTTGGTCCTGCTGATATTGCAATTGCGCTAGATTCTTCTGACAGTCTACAAATACCAGATTTCCAAAACTCGAAGGATTTTGTTAATACATTAGTTGCCAACATGCGTATAGGAGTCAATAACATTCGACTTCGATCTGTTTTTACTTTTAGCACAACCATAAAAGATATAGTTGATGATGTGTACGACAAAAATATTATAAGAGCATTATTGCAAGCAGCAACTATGCTGAAAATAGGTACCAATACACATTTGGCTATTCAAGAAATCAGATTGAGATTACAGAGGGCTCCACAAATATCTACCAATCCACAATTCGGTATTATTATCACTGATGGTAAATCGGCCTATCCCGCTCTAACGAAAGATGAGGCTGATTTGGCATATAACCAAGGCATCACTATGTTCGTTGTTGGAATTGTCAGTCCGAAATATTCGATTAGCGAACGACAGACAATGATAGACGAATTATATAGAATAGCTGCTAAtattattaccaatgttattgtTGTAAAAGACTTCGAAGAAATGTTGACTGCTCTGCCAATAttgaatactttaatttgtaatc TTGCCACGACGACCACAACTTCTACCACTGTCACCGTTCCTACAA CTACACCACAGTTTGCTACTGAATGTATCACCAGATGCGATCCAAATGCAATTCGGTGCTACGTTCCTCATCCAACAAACTGCAAGTATTATTTGGACTGTATCAGAGAGGCAGGCGCTACCCAGTTTGTGCAGTACAGTATTCAAGAATGTGGGCTACATTACTTTTTCAATCCAGACACGTCCAAATGTGATCATCTTGACGAATTTATTTGCAAACAAG ATCCTTGTGTCATTAACAAATGGACAAATGGTACCACGTATCCAGTACCTAACAGTTGTAATTTGTATTATAAGTGCTTACACACTGAAGATGGAATGATGATTCACACTAGACAAGCTTGTCAGTGTGAAAATAAGTTGAAGTACGACACCACCATCAGCGGAACTGATGATCATGATCACTGTATCAAAGATACAACAAATGCATGTAGCATCGTGGACAACAGTAGGACAACTCCAA AACTAGAAAGATGTAAAAAGTTTAAGATTGGGGATAATAAATACATTGAGGACGGAGAAGAAAAAGAATGTGCAACGGGACAAATATTTAAAACGGAGAGGTGCAGCTGTGTTTGGGGAGAACTCCCAACATCCCCTACGGTCACAACAACAGTAAAGCCAACAAGTAATGGAG aatgtATTCCAAGCATCCATCTGGATTTCTCAACAATATTAAGCACTAACCCACAACTTCAAGGACAAGACAATGTCCAAGTGGCGAACGGTAAAGGCTACTTTGGTGGACTCTCATTTATTGCCAATCCACAACTAAACAACAATATATTGCCAATATTTATTGCCAAACTTAAACTTAAAATGGATACATCATTTAGTTTTGGGAGCAACTCTTTATTGAAGAGTTGTTCAGGAAATCCAATGGCATCTATTGAAATGTACGCAGAAAGAACTAACACAAAGAATAAGCTTATAACAAAAGTGATGATAAGTGACTTCAGGGCAATAACTGTCTCTAATGATAAATATGAT ATTTATAACAACCAAGAAGTTACTATAACATTAGGTTTCAACAGAGAAATGGTGGCGGTTGAAGTGACATTAAGTGCAGCAGAAACTGATCTTCAACAAGTAGCTTTCAGTAATG CTCCAAAAGATTTCCTTGCATGTAATGGAGCATTAAATGTTGGACAACCCTTTGGTGGAAATGGACCATTTGTAGGCGATATTTATGAC